TTCTGGGCCCCCGTAGTGGCCCCGCTGACTTCGCGCGGCTCTTCCAGGCGGTGCGGATCGCCGTCAACGGTGAGCTGGATCGGCTGGCACGGGCGCTCCCCGGACTACTGGGCGTCCTTTCGTCGGGCGGCGTGCTGGCGGTGATCAGCTACCACTCTGGCGAGGACCGCATCGTGAAGCACGTCTTCCGCGAGTGGGCTCGCGATTGCGGGTGCCCGCCGCGGCAGCCGGTGTGCACCTGCCGCGGCCGCGCCCTGGGGACGGTGGTCACCAAGCGGGCCATCGTGCCGACGCCGGACGAGGTCGCGGCCAACCCGCGCGCCCGCAGCGCCCGGTTGCGGGCGTTCAGGAAGGCGGCGTGAACCTCAAGGGCCGTCACTGGCTCGCCCTGTGGCTGGGGGGATTCCTGGCGGTGGCTTGGGTAGTGGTGTGGCGGCGGACCGCGGCGCGCGCCGCGGCCGACGAGCTTCGAGCGCTGGCGGTGGCGCGGGGCGCGCTCGAGGTGTCCAAGGCTACCGCCGCCGCCGAGATCCTGAAGGCGCGCAGCCGAGCCGTGCTGGTGCCGCTAGCCGAGCGCCGGCTGGGCCTGCGCTTGCCTCAGGACTCGGAGATCATCATTCTGCAGGACCCTCGTTCCAGGTAAGGGCGTGCCAAGGGTTCCTTCGCGCCTCACGCTGATCGCGACCGGTTTCGGCCTCGCGGCGGCGGCCGTGGTCGTGCGGGCCGCGCAGCTCCAGCTGGTGCAGGGGGGCGAGTGGCGCGCGCGGGCGGCCGCGCAACAGACCACTCGCGTCGCGCTCCCGTCCCGTCGCGGCACGCTCTACGACCGCAACGGCGTGGCGCTCGCCCTTTCCCTGGAGACCTTCGCGGTGGGGTTCGCCCCGCGTGAGCTGGACGACCCGGCCCGCGCCACCCTGCTGCTGGCTCGCGCCCTCGACCGGCCACCGGCCGCGGTCGCTGCCGCGGTGCGCTCCGGCCGGGTGTGGTACGAGTGGCCGGGCCCCTACCCGTGGGGCAGGGTGGCGCCGCTCAAGAACTTGCGCGGCGTCTACCTGCGGCGGCGCCTGGAGCGCTTCTACTCCCGGCCGGACCTCGCCTCGAAGATCATCGGTCGCGTGGACGTGCGGGGGCGCGGCGCCAGCGGCCTGGAGCGCGCCTTCGATTCGGTCCTGGCCGGCCGGGCCGGCATGGCCGTGATGCTGCGCGACCACCGCGGCCGGACCTATCCGTCCCCGTCCCGCCCGGTGGCCGAGCCGTTGGACGGTGCCGACGTGGTGCTGGCGCTCGACGCCGAGCTGCAGGAGATCGCGGAGCGCGCGCTCCAGGGTGCCGTCGCGGAGGCGCATGCGGCCGGCGGCGACGTCGTCATCCTGCAACCCGAGACCGGCGAGATACTGGCGATCGCCAGCGTGCGCCGCGATGCGGAATCGGGCGGCGGCCTGGTCGGCGAGGCGTTCGAGCCGGGCTCCACCGCCAAGCCATTCACCGTGGCGGCGCTGCTCCGCCTCGGCAAGGCGACGCCGCACGACAGCGTCTTCGCGGAGCACGGCACTTTCCAACTCGGCGACCGGGTGATCCACGACGTCCACGGCGCGGCGATGCTCACGCTGTCGGACGTGATCCGGCTCTCCAGCAACATCGGCATCGCCAAGCTCGGCGCGCGCCTCACCGCGGTGGAGCAGTACGAGGCGCTGCGCGACTTCGGCTTCGGCGCGGTGACGGGCATCGAGCTGCCGGGCGAGACCGCGGGACGGTTGCGCTCGCCGCGGGGGTGGACCGCCGAGAGCCCGGCCAGCCTCGCGATGGGTTACGAGCTGGCCGTCACTCCGATCCAGCTCGCGGCGGCCTACGCGGTCTTCGCCAACGGCGGGATCCTCCTCGAGCCGACGATCGTGCGCGAAGTGCGCGCCACGGACGGCGCCGTGCGATGGCGGCACTTGCCACGGCCGGTACGCCGCGTGGTGAGCCCCGACGTCGCCTCTCAGCTCGCGCACATGCTGCGCGGCGTCGTGGAGGAAGGGACGGGGCGGCAGGCGGCGCTCGGCACCTACGCGGTGGCCGGAAAAACGGGCACCGCGCGCCGCAACATCCGCGGCCGCTATCTGGAGGGACATCACACCGCGAGCTTCGTCGGCCTCTTCCCGGCGGTGGACCCGCAGCTGGTGCTGGTCGTGAAGATCGACGACCCTGAGGGCGATTACTTCGGCGGCTCGACGGCGGCGCCGGTGACACGGACGATTCTGGAAGCGGCGCTGGCGACGCCGAACGTCACGCTCGACCGCGGCCGGCTCTCGCGCCGCCGCGCGCCGGAGATGGGCCCGACGCAGCCTGAGGCCGGGGTGGCGCCGGTCGTGGTCGGGTGGCCGCTGGATCCCCGAGCCGCCGTCTCCGTGGTCGGCGCTCCGCGCGCGGTGCCGGCGGTGGCCGGACTGCCGGTCCGGGCCGCGGCCCGGGCGCTGCATCGGAGCGGGTTCCGCGTCAAGATCGAAGGGTGGGGGAAGGC
The nucleotide sequence above comes from Gemmatimonadales bacterium. Encoded proteins:
- a CDS encoding penicillin-binding transpeptidase domain-containing protein, whose product is MPRVPSRLTLIATGFGLAAAAVVVRAAQLQLVQGGEWRARAAAQQTTRVALPSRRGTLYDRNGVALALSLETFAVGFAPRELDDPARATLLLARALDRPPAAVAAAVRSGRVWYEWPGPYPWGRVAPLKNLRGVYLRRRLERFYSRPDLASKIIGRVDVRGRGASGLERAFDSVLAGRAGMAVMLRDHRGRTYPSPSRPVAEPLDGADVVLALDAELQEIAERALQGAVAEAHAAGGDVVILQPETGEILAIASVRRDAESGGGLVGEAFEPGSTAKPFTVAALLRLGKATPHDSVFAEHGTFQLGDRVIHDVHGAAMLTLSDVIRLSSNIGIAKLGARLTAVEQYEALRDFGFGAVTGIELPGETAGRLRSPRGWTAESPASLAMGYELAVTPIQLAAAYAVFANGGILLEPTIVREVRATDGAVRWRHLPRPVRRVVSPDVASQLAHMLRGVVEEGTGRQAALGTYAVAGKTGTARRNIRGRYLEGHHTASFVGLFPAVDPQLVLVVKIDDPEGDYFGGSTAAPVTRTILEAALATPNVTLDRGRLSRRRAPEMGPTQPEAGVAPVVVGWPLDPRAAVSVVGAPRAVPAVAGLPVRAAARALHRSGFRVKIEGWGKAAATTPAAGENAPRGSTVVIHTESARAG